Proteins encoded within one genomic window of Lysinibacillus sphaericus:
- a CDS encoding HPr family phosphocarrier protein: MKKTFKITTPEGLHARPTALLVTAVTPFACDVQLTYNDKSVNLKSIMGVMAQGIVTGSIVTISAQGTDADQLMQTVTEVIVTKGIGEEC; encoded by the coding sequence ATGAAAAAAACATTTAAGATTACAACACCAGAAGGCTTACATGCTCGACCAACAGCATTATTAGTAACTGCTGTAACACCATTTGCTTGTGATGTTCAGTTAACTTACAATGACAAGTCTGTCAATTTAAAATCAATTATGGGTGTTATGGCACAAGGAATCGTAACAGGAAGTATTGTGACGATTTCGGCACAGGGGACAGATGCAGATCAGCTGATGCAAACGGTGACAGAGGTGATCGTAACGAAAGGAATTGGTGAAGAATGTTAG
- a CDS encoding sugar isomerase domain-containing protein produces MRAYFHELQKLLDIVLEQENALIAEAAQQIVLRLQSGGVVQLFGCGHSHLLAQDAFYRAGGLVPVRPITIEPLTLHAGALTSSKNEKDPTIIARHKEHFHFHEHDVCIVISTSGRNDAPIDAALLAKQSGVLVMSMQSLAYRQQPTRHHSGKRLEDVVDVVIDTHIPVGDGLLQLQQMQYAPASTVIGSAILHALFSQVIEIMADCQDIVPVFESNNVESNLHHNDVMIANYQTRINFE; encoded by the coding sequence ATGCGTGCTTATTTTCATGAACTTCAAAAACTATTAGATATTGTGCTAGAGCAGGAAAATGCACTGATAGCTGAAGCGGCACAACAGATTGTTTTGCGTCTCCAAAGTGGAGGGGTCGTGCAATTGTTTGGGTGTGGGCATTCACATCTATTAGCACAAGATGCTTTTTATCGTGCCGGGGGGCTTGTGCCTGTACGTCCTATAACAATAGAGCCATTAACTTTACATGCAGGTGCTTTGACATCTTCGAAAAATGAAAAAGACCCAACAATTATAGCGCGCCATAAAGAGCATTTTCATTTTCATGAGCACGATGTATGTATTGTTATTTCAACATCTGGACGCAATGATGCCCCAATCGATGCCGCATTGTTAGCCAAACAATCGGGTGTCCTCGTTATGTCTATGCAATCACTTGCGTATCGCCAACAACCAACTCGTCATCATAGTGGTAAGCGATTAGAGGATGTCGTTGATGTTGTTATTGATACACATATCCCTGTAGGAGATGGCTTATTACAATTACAGCAGATGCAATATGCTCCAGCGTCAACGGTTATTGGTTCTGCTATTCTTCATGCGTTATTTAGCCAAGTTATTGAAATAATGGCGGATTGTCAGGACATAGTACCTGTTTTTGAGAGTAACAATGTAGAGTCGAATTTGCATCATAATGATGTTATGATTGCGAACTATCAAACTCGGATTAATTTTGAATGA
- the ptsP gene encoding phosphoenolpyruvate--protein phosphotransferase, with product MLEIKGIAVSEGIAFADAYCLVEPDLSFEKETITDVQAEIERFKQALAQSKVELQEIVTSAQDKFGEEKAAIFVAHLLLLEDPEMLAAIEEKMKLGSNAEYALHEVSKMFISMFEGMDNAYMQERAADIRDVTKRLLAHLLHVELPDIRRLASDVIIVAEDLTPSMTAQLDTKYVKGFITDIGGKTSHSAILARSLDIPAIVGTKTATKEIKHGTPLIMDGTNGNILMNVTPEVTTFYMQQQQLQQQQRSELSQYRTLSSISADGHSVEIAGNIGKLEDVEKVLLAAGDGIGLFRTEFLYMERQELPNEEEQFQAYRTVLEKMQGKPTVVRTLDIGGDKHLPYLKLPSEINPFLGYRAIRICLNQQTMFRTQLRALLRASAYGNLKIMFPMIATLEEWRIAKQMLVEEKAQLQAQGVVIADAIEVGIMVEIPAAAMIADLFAQEVDFFSIGTNDLIQYMLATDRMNEKVSYLYQPYHPAVLRLIKHIIDAAHQHGKWVGMCGEMAADEMAIPILLALGLDEFSMNAASILKARAQIAKLSKEQLGQHIEAILMLATASDVEAYIKQQLIM from the coding sequence ATGTTAGAGATAAAAGGTATTGCCGTTTCTGAAGGCATTGCCTTTGCTGATGCTTATTGTTTAGTGGAACCAGATTTATCATTTGAAAAAGAGACGATTACCGATGTTCAGGCTGAAATAGAACGTTTTAAACAAGCGCTAGCGCAATCGAAAGTGGAATTACAAGAAATCGTAACAAGCGCGCAGGACAAATTTGGTGAAGAAAAAGCGGCGATATTTGTTGCCCATTTACTCTTATTAGAAGACCCTGAAATGTTAGCTGCTATTGAAGAAAAAATGAAACTAGGCAGTAATGCAGAGTATGCACTACATGAAGTTTCAAAAATGTTTATATCGATGTTTGAAGGAATGGACAATGCTTATATGCAGGAGCGAGCAGCGGATATTCGTGATGTAACGAAGCGATTATTAGCACATTTATTGCATGTGGAATTACCTGATATTCGTCGTTTAGCATCAGATGTCATAATTGTTGCTGAAGATTTAACTCCATCGATGACAGCACAATTAGATACCAAATATGTCAAAGGTTTTATTACTGATATTGGTGGGAAAACATCGCATTCTGCTATTCTCGCACGTTCTCTAGATATTCCAGCCATCGTGGGAACAAAAACGGCTACAAAGGAAATTAAACACGGCACGCCCCTTATTATGGATGGCACAAATGGCAACATACTTATGAATGTAACACCAGAAGTGACTACTTTTTATATGCAACAGCAACAACTGCAACAGCAACAACGAAGTGAGCTCTCACAATATCGTACGTTGTCGAGCATAAGTGCTGACGGGCACAGTGTAGAGATTGCTGGGAACATTGGCAAGCTGGAAGATGTAGAGAAGGTACTGCTTGCAGCGGGGGACGGTATCGGGCTATTTCGAACGGAGTTTTTGTATATGGAGCGGCAGGAACTCCCGAATGAAGAAGAACAGTTTCAAGCCTATCGTACCGTTCTTGAAAAAATGCAAGGGAAGCCTACAGTTGTTCGTACACTAGATATTGGTGGTGATAAGCACCTTCCTTACTTAAAGCTACCATCTGAAATCAATCCGTTTTTAGGCTACCGAGCGATTCGAATTTGCCTAAATCAACAAACCATGTTTCGTACACAACTGCGTGCCTTACTAAGAGCAAGTGCCTATGGTAATTTGAAAATTATGTTTCCAATGATTGCAACGTTAGAGGAATGGCGCATAGCGAAGCAAATGTTAGTAGAAGAAAAAGCTCAATTGCAAGCACAAGGGGTTGTAATAGCCGATGCAATAGAAGTGGGCATAATGGTGGAAATACCTGCAGCCGCGATGATTGCTGATTTATTTGCACAAGAAGTCGATTTTTTCTCCATAGGGACAAATGATTTAATACAATATATGTTAGCTACAGATCGTATGAATGAAAAGGTTTCTTATTTATATCAACCATATCATCCGGCTGTACTAAGACTTATTAAACATATTATTGATGCGGCACATCAACACGGGAAATGGGTAGGAATGTGCGGTGAAATGGCAGCGGATGAAATGGCGATACCAATTTTACTGGCTCTCGGTTTAGATGAATTTTCTATGAATGCTGCTTCTATTCTCAAAGCAAGGGCACAGATTGCAAAGCTTTCAAAAGAGCAATTAGGCCAACATATTGAGGCTATTTTAATGTTAGCAACCGCTTCTGATGTTGAAGCATATATAAAACAACAGCTAATAATGTAA